From the genome of Brevibacterium sp. JSBI002, one region includes:
- a CDS encoding MFS transporter, translating to MTSHIREQAKLITAQLLSGAGIASGYAVGGLLAEEITGQTSMAGFAQMSVILGAGLIAYPLAVLAGRSGRRKALTLGFGIGTLGAVVVLIGVALHFLPLFMLGMMMCGSSTASGLQARYAAVDLADPAAAGRAMSLVVWATTVGSVLGPSFTAPGAHLGETLGMNGLAGPYLISMVAFALATLSASTLTKTVAAGTDHAGEPGVDDPGHDGEGTTDNNDGAASAKETAATNRSTTTEATAPPPMKLGEALRFALARPVPLFAMITIIAGQMMMTNVMVMTPVHMDHQEFSLGAIGIVVSIHIAGMYALSPVFGWMADRWGSGVVIAGGAGIFVLTIALGVIDAVAPESSMVLLSTALSLLGIGWSMFLIGGSSLLTASVPAHAKVPLQGASDSAMNLGGALMAAMAGAVLGAGGFLWINLMATFVLVIAVGFSIRAIPLMKWPGREGTVDHPRRAAASDQAGTASDRAGAVE from the coding sequence ATGACCAGCCACATCCGCGAACAGGCCAAACTCATCACCGCCCAGCTCCTCTCCGGAGCCGGCATCGCCTCCGGGTATGCCGTCGGCGGACTGCTCGCCGAAGAGATCACCGGGCAGACCTCAATGGCCGGATTCGCGCAGATGAGCGTCATCCTCGGCGCCGGTCTCATCGCCTATCCCCTCGCCGTGCTCGCCGGTCGCTCCGGCCGTCGCAAGGCGCTGACCTTGGGCTTCGGCATCGGCACGCTCGGCGCCGTGGTCGTCCTCATCGGCGTCGCCCTGCATTTCCTTCCCCTGTTCATGCTCGGGATGATGATGTGCGGGTCCTCCACCGCCTCCGGCCTGCAGGCCCGCTACGCCGCCGTCGACCTCGCCGACCCGGCCGCCGCTGGTCGCGCGATGTCCCTGGTCGTGTGGGCCACGACCGTCGGCTCCGTCCTCGGCCCCAGCTTCACCGCCCCGGGCGCCCACCTCGGCGAAACGCTGGGCATGAACGGATTGGCCGGGCCCTACCTCATCTCCATGGTCGCGTTCGCCCTGGCGACGCTGTCGGCCTCGACGCTGACGAAAACGGTGGCCGCCGGAACCGACCACGCCGGTGAACCCGGGGTCGACGATCCCGGCCACGACGGTGAAGGCACGACCGACAACAACGACGGGGCCGCCTCGGCGAAGGAAACCGCTGCGACCAACAGATCCACCACCACCGAGGCGACCGCCCCTCCCCCGATGAAACTCGGCGAAGCGCTGCGCTTCGCCCTTGCCCGCCCGGTGCCTCTGTTCGCGATGATCACGATCATCGCGGGGCAGATGATGATGACCAACGTCATGGTCATGACCCCGGTGCACATGGACCACCAGGAGTTCAGCCTCGGCGCAATCGGCATCGTGGTGAGCATCCACATTGCCGGTATGTACGCCCTGTCCCCAGTATTCGGATGGATGGCCGACCGGTGGGGTTCGGGCGTCGTCATCGCAGGTGGGGCCGGTATCTTCGTTCTCACGATCGCCCTCGGAGTCATCGATGCAGTGGCCCCGGAGTCGTCGATGGTGCTGCTGTCGACCGCACTGTCGCTGCTCGGAATCGGGTGGTCGATGTTCCTCATCGGCGGTTCGTCTCTGCTGACCGCCTCGGTGCCGGCGCATGCGAAGGTGCCGCTGCAGGGCGCCTCGGATTCGGCGATGAACCTGGGCGGTGCGCTCATGGCGGCGATGGCCGGAGCCGTGCTCGGCGCGGGCGGGTTCCTCTGGATCAACCTCATGGCCACATTCGTCCTCGTCATCGCCGTCGGATTCTCGATCCGGGCGATCCCGCTGATGAAATGGCCCGGACGCGAAGGCACGGTCGATCACCCTCGACGCGCAGCCGCGAGCGATCAGGCAGGCACTGCCAGCGATCGGGCGGGAGCCGTGGAATGA
- a CDS encoding GntR family transcriptional regulator, translated as MSGRTESLSAAERAYQVIRCQILEGGHAPGTMLGEAALATEIGVSRTPVRVAMARLQDEGWIRIYPKRGAVVQGVDERTIAELADARYLLETTAVDRAPEALRHRLAADLDDLIAQQRDAFAEADIARFIELTLDFHRGFVEAGDSQVMLEMYSLLSDRHRFILFMNSRHLLGRCDEIIAEHEELVDHLRAGDSAAFAATLRGHIAENAGPAR; from the coding sequence ATGAGCGGCCGGACGGAGTCGCTGAGTGCGGCCGAACGCGCCTACCAGGTCATCCGCTGCCAGATCCTCGAGGGCGGGCATGCGCCGGGGACGATGCTCGGCGAGGCGGCTCTGGCCACCGAGATCGGCGTCAGTCGCACCCCGGTGCGCGTGGCCATGGCCAGGCTGCAGGACGAGGGGTGGATCCGCATCTATCCCAAACGCGGAGCCGTCGTCCAAGGTGTTGACGAGCGGACCATCGCCGAGCTCGCCGACGCCCGCTATCTCCTCGAGACCACCGCGGTCGACCGTGCGCCCGAGGCCCTGCGGCACCGGTTGGCCGCCGATCTCGATGATCTGATCGCACAGCAGCGGGACGCATTCGCCGAGGCGGACATCGCCCGATTCATCGAGCTGACCTTGGACTTCCACCGCGGTTTCGTCGAGGCCGGTGACAGTCAGGTGATGCTCGAGATGTATTCGCTGCTGTCCGACCGGCACCGCTTCATTCTGTTCATGAACAGTCGTCATCTGCTCGGTCGCTGCGATGAGATCATCGCCGAACACGAGGAGCTGGTGGATCACCTGCGCGCGGGCGATTCCGCTGCATTCGCGGCGACCCTGCGGGGGCATATTGCGGAGAACGCCGGCCCGGCGCGCTGA
- a CDS encoding DUF1524 domain-containing protein gives MPLHSSSRLTLAALAAVLSLCLLSGCAEDAQPTVDTAASSTADPTPTREAPEPSSGPAASATSDDTDAAGEEDEGRAGSAATGTASAMLDELTVKGRAPKTGYDGDLFKWRSDTDHNGCDTRNDVLRRDLTTITLKAGTQGCIVLAGTLDDPYAGETSDFDRSANAVDIDHVVARSNAWQTGAFKFDEETLKEFGNDPLNLLAVSSSLNRQKGDGDAATWLPPNKSFRCEYVARQIAVKHKYELWVVPAEKAAMERVLAKCDDQPAFAEDVDWPGPGEGDNVTTKEETRPAGQKSASSRSSSSGSTGSGSSSSGTASGSSSSSSGSSTFFENCTAAREAGAAPVRRGDPGYGSHLDRDGDGIACE, from the coding sequence ATGCCCTTGCACTCTTCCTCACGCCTCACACTCGCGGCACTTGCCGCAGTCCTGTCCCTCTGCCTCCTCTCCGGATGCGCCGAGGATGCCCAGCCGACCGTCGACACCGCCGCCTCCAGCACCGCCGACCCCACGCCGACTCGTGAGGCCCCGGAGCCGAGCTCCGGTCCTGCGGCATCGGCGACGAGCGATGACACCGACGCGGCCGGGGAAGAGGATGAAGGCCGTGCGGGCAGCGCGGCGACGGGGACCGCCTCGGCGATGTTGGACGAACTCACGGTCAAAGGCCGGGCACCGAAGACCGGCTACGACGGCGACCTGTTCAAATGGCGTTCGGACACCGACCACAACGGCTGCGACACCCGCAACGACGTGCTCCGCCGCGACCTCACGACCATCACCCTCAAGGCCGGAACCCAAGGATGCATCGTGCTGGCCGGAACGCTTGACGACCCCTATGCCGGCGAGACCTCCGACTTCGACCGGAGCGCGAACGCCGTCGATATCGACCACGTCGTCGCCCGGTCGAACGCCTGGCAGACCGGGGCCTTCAAGTTCGACGAGGAGACGCTGAAGGAGTTCGGCAACGACCCGCTCAACCTGCTCGCCGTCAGCTCGAGCCTCAACCGGCAGAAGGGCGACGGCGACGCCGCGACCTGGCTGCCGCCGAACAAGAGCTTTCGCTGCGAATACGTCGCCCGACAGATCGCCGTGAAGCACAAATACGAGCTGTGGGTGGTCCCCGCCGAGAAGGCCGCCATGGAACGCGTGCTGGCGAAGTGCGACGATCAGCCCGCCTTCGCCGAGGATGTCGACTGGCCGGGTCCAGGCGAGGGTGACAATGTCACCACGAAGGAAGAGACCCGCCCGGCTGGTCAGAAGTCTGCGAGTTCGCGTTCGTCCAGCTCCGGATCGACAGGGTCGGGGTCGTCGTCGAGCGGAACAGCGAGCGGATCGTCCAGCAGCTCGTCGGGCTCGTCGACGTTCTTCGAGAACTGCACGGCCGCCCGCGAAGCAGGTGCCGCACCCGTTCGCCGAGGCGACCCCGGATACGGGTCCCACCTCGACCGCGACGGTGACGGAATCGCCTGCGAATAG
- a CDS encoding MDR family MFS transporter: MANGDDIQKDPSEGAPINRNLVLAVLVSGAFVIILNQTLLNTALPHFMSYFDITSGAAQWVTTSFMLVNGIMIPVTAFLIEKFTTRGLFFTAMGLFILGTLVCAIAPVYPVMLIGRVIQASAGGIIMPLMQTILFAIFPVEKRGSAMGTFGLVIAFAPAIGPSLSGWIVDHLPWQTLFYMMLPIAIIDLIVAYFLLKNVTERTFPRLDVLSIILSTLGFGGLLFGFGTAGDAGWLSAEVLIPLVIGAITLTFFITRQFKLEQPILEFRILRYRMFTLNTLLGMCVFIVMVGGMMVLPLYMQNMNDFSAMESGLVLLPGAAVMGLMSPVTGRVFDAVGAKWLAIAGFVLLTGTTFLFARLEPDTSFVYLAVVNTVRMFGVAMVMMPVTTAALNQLPSHLIPHGTALNNTLRQIAASVGTAALVTIMVSAARNPETYGMAGLVHGANVAFFVAACVGILGVIGAFFIKNSHGLEPGQQKTTGK, from the coding sequence TTGGCGAACGGAGACGACATTCAGAAGGACCCGTCAGAAGGCGCACCGATCAATCGGAACCTCGTTCTCGCCGTCCTCGTCTCCGGCGCCTTCGTCATCATCCTCAATCAGACGCTGCTCAATACGGCCCTGCCGCACTTCATGTCCTACTTCGACATCACCTCCGGTGCCGCACAGTGGGTGACGACGAGCTTCATGCTCGTCAACGGCATCATGATTCCGGTGACCGCGTTCCTCATCGAGAAGTTCACGACGAGGGGCCTGTTCTTCACCGCCATGGGCCTGTTCATCCTCGGCACTCTCGTCTGCGCCATCGCCCCCGTCTATCCGGTGATGCTCATCGGCAGGGTCATCCAAGCCTCGGCCGGCGGCATCATCATGCCCCTCATGCAGACGATCCTGTTCGCGATCTTCCCCGTAGAGAAGCGCGGATCAGCCATGGGCACCTTCGGCCTCGTCATCGCCTTCGCCCCGGCCATCGGCCCCAGCCTCTCGGGCTGGATCGTCGACCATCTGCCGTGGCAGACGCTGTTCTACATGATGCTGCCGATCGCGATCATCGATCTCATCGTCGCCTATTTTCTGCTCAAGAACGTCACCGAACGGACTTTCCCCCGACTCGATGTCCTCTCGATCATCCTCTCCACACTCGGCTTCGGCGGACTGCTGTTCGGCTTCGGCACCGCCGGTGATGCCGGCTGGCTCAGCGCCGAGGTGCTCATCCCGCTGGTCATCGGCGCGATCACGCTGACGTTCTTCATCACCCGTCAGTTCAAGCTCGAACAGCCGATCCTCGAGTTCCGCATCCTCCGCTACCGCATGTTCACGCTCAATACCCTGTTGGGCATGTGCGTGTTCATCGTCATGGTCGGCGGCATGATGGTCCTGCCGCTGTACATGCAGAACATGAATGACTTCTCGGCCATGGAGTCGGGTCTGGTCCTGCTTCCCGGTGCCGCGGTGATGGGACTGATGTCGCCGGTGACCGGTCGCGTGTTCGACGCCGTGGGCGCGAAATGGCTCGCGATCGCCGGCTTCGTCCTGCTCACCGGAACCACGTTCCTCTTCGCCCGGCTGGAACCGGACACGTCGTTCGTCTACCTCGCCGTCGTCAACACGGTCCGCATGTTCGGTGTCGCCATGGTGATGATGCCGGTGACCACGGCCGCGCTCAACCAGCTGCCCTCGCACCTCATCCCCCATGGCACTGCCCTGAACAACACGCTGCGCCAGATCGCGGCGTCGGTCGGCACCGCGGCGCTCGTGACGATCATGGTCTCGGCCGCGCGGAACCCGGAGACCTACGGCATGGCGGGCCTGGTCCACGGCGCGAACGTCGCGTTCTTCGTCGCCGCCTGCGTCGGCATCCTCGGCGTCATCGGTGCGTTCTTCATCAAGAACTCCCACGGACTCGAACCGGGACAGCAGAAGACGACCGGAAAGTGA
- a CDS encoding DUF5808 domain-containing protein, with translation MSEDPDVEALRQDDSNWKLGLFYASMKDPAPLVPKRHGWGWTLNFGSPWVGLAGVILVIVVVWGVFF, from the coding sequence ATGAGCGAGGATCCCGATGTTGAGGCCCTCCGCCAGGACGATTCCAACTGGAAGCTCGGTCTCTTCTACGCGTCCATGAAGGACCCCGCTCCGCTGGTGCCGAAGCGCCACGGCTGGGGATGGACCCTCAATTTCGGCAGCCCCTGGGTCGGGTTGGCCGGAGTCATTCTCGTCATTGTGGTCGTCTGGGGTGTGTTCTTCTGA
- a CDS encoding aldo/keto reductase family protein, which yields MEHRYLGNSGLKISEITYGNWLTHGSQVENDTATKCVHAALDAGISTFDTADVYANTVAEQVLGDALKGQRRESLEIFTKVYFPTGPKGHNDTGLSRKHMMESINGSLRRLGTDYVDLYQAHRYDYETPLEETMQAFADIVRSGKALYIGVSEWNADQLRAAHHLARDLGIQLVSNQPQYNMLWRVIEERVVPTSKELGISQIVWSPIAQGALTGKYKPGQPVPEGSRATDEKGGADFIKSRYLHDDMLTAIAGLEPIAAELNLTMAQLAIAWVLANDNVATALVGASRPEQIASNAEAAGVTLDTDVLDRIDDILGDLPETDPNKTQSPATRLT from the coding sequence ATGGAACACAGATACCTGGGAAACAGCGGACTCAAGATCTCCGAGATCACCTACGGCAATTGGCTCACGCACGGCTCGCAGGTGGAGAACGACACCGCCACGAAGTGCGTCCACGCCGCCCTGGACGCGGGAATCTCCACCTTCGACACCGCCGACGTCTATGCGAACACCGTCGCCGAACAGGTCCTCGGCGATGCGCTCAAGGGCCAAAGGCGCGAATCGCTCGAAATCTTCACGAAGGTCTACTTCCCCACCGGACCTAAGGGACACAACGACACCGGCCTGTCGCGCAAGCACATGATGGAGTCGATCAACGGCTCGCTGCGCCGACTCGGCACCGACTACGTCGACCTCTACCAAGCCCATCGCTACGACTACGAAACCCCACTGGAAGAGACGATGCAGGCCTTCGCCGACATCGTCCGCTCCGGCAAAGCTCTCTACATCGGCGTGAGCGAATGGAACGCCGATCAGCTGCGCGCCGCCCACCACCTGGCCCGCGACCTCGGCATCCAGCTCGTGTCGAACCAACCGCAGTACAACATGCTCTGGCGCGTCATCGAGGAACGGGTCGTCCCGACGTCGAAGGAACTCGGCATCTCGCAGATCGTCTGGTCCCCGATCGCCCAGGGCGCACTGACCGGCAAATACAAGCCCGGCCAACCGGTGCCCGAGGGATCGCGGGCGACCGACGAGAAAGGCGGTGCCGACTTCATCAAGAGCCGCTACCTCCACGACGATATGCTCACCGCGATTGCCGGTCTCGAACCCATCGCCGCCGAGCTCAACCTGACGATGGCGCAGCTGGCGATCGCCTGGGTGCTGGCCAACGACAACGTCGCCACTGCCCTCGTCGGCGCTTCCCGCCCCGAGCAGATCGCCTCGAACGCCGAGGCGGCCGGGGTCACCCTCGACACAGACGTGCTCGACCGCATCGACGACATCCTCGGCGATCTGCCGGAGACCGATCCGAACAAGACCCAGTCGCCTGCCACCCGCCTGACCTGA
- a CDS encoding sulfite exporter TauE/SafE family protein, with amino-acid sequence MEFLGLVLIGCLVGLTTVLFGFGGGFDTARVAAATSALVMLVNAIVATVSTKRSTLAHLRGRWWLLGLLALGGGLGAFAGRFAPDALLQWGFVAYIAATAIDLLARPGFFRRKAAVVDNVGKVSGGGRGIAAVWGVPIGGLASFLGVGGSVMTVPMMRRSGATMTVATTLANPLTLVIMSPAVLVTILTPAAIEAPGIMGSLDLVAAAALLIGGLPIIVFLRRRVPKIPEILHAWGYFVLLVAAGVVVAVA; translated from the coding sequence ATGGAGTTCCTCGGGCTCGTTCTCATCGGATGCCTCGTCGGCCTGACCACCGTGCTCTTCGGGTTCGGCGGCGGCTTCGACACGGCGCGGGTGGCGGCGGCCACCTCGGCGCTGGTGATGCTCGTCAACGCGATCGTCGCGACGGTGTCGACGAAACGCTCCACGCTCGCCCACCTGCGGGGGAGGTGGTGGTTGCTCGGGCTGCTCGCGCTGGGCGGGGGATTGGGTGCGTTCGCAGGACGATTCGCACCGGACGCGCTGCTGCAGTGGGGGTTCGTCGCGTACATCGCGGCCACGGCCATCGATCTGCTCGCCCGGCCCGGATTCTTCCGGCGCAAGGCCGCGGTCGTCGATAACGTTGGCAAAGTCAGCGGGGGAGGCCGAGGAATCGCCGCTGTCTGGGGTGTGCCGATCGGTGGGTTGGCCTCTTTCCTCGGTGTCGGAGGGTCGGTGATGACGGTGCCGATGATGCGTCGGTCCGGGGCGACGATGACCGTGGCCACGACCCTGGCCAACCCGCTGACTTTGGTGATCATGAGCCCGGCCGTGCTCGTGACGATCCTGACCCCGGCGGCGATCGAAGCCCCGGGCATTATGGGATCACTCGACCTGGTGGCGGCCGCGGCGCTGCTCATCGGCGGACTTCCGATCATCGTGTTCCTGCGCCGCCGAGTGCCGAAGATCCCCGAGATACTCCATGCCTGGGGCTACTTCGTGCTGCTCGTGGCGGCCGGAGTGGTCGTAGCCGTGGCATAG
- a CDS encoding thioesterase family protein, whose amino-acid sequence MTDNEVTPLPEAFYLPRGENEFDSTRATTSPWDERMQHGGPPAALLARAVERVREDEAMSIGRLTIDMLGPIPQGRIRTEATIVRPGKRIELVEAKLWAEDRLAVTATAWRMRSTPDSSAEVASTFDTSAVPEPQEQKYFPGISPDWGYGRAIEWRFVSGGLQELGAADVWVRPRIPLVAGERTSPIQRFVIVADSANGVSAALPFGEWTFIPPSLSLTFAREPRSEWLNMNVRTHVGPDGRGVADGDLADEIGYVGAVTQPLLIARL is encoded by the coding sequence GTGACAGACAACGAGGTCACACCACTGCCCGAGGCTTTCTATCTCCCTCGCGGTGAGAACGAATTCGACTCGACCCGGGCCACGACGAGCCCCTGGGACGAACGGATGCAGCACGGCGGGCCGCCCGCAGCGCTGCTCGCCAGGGCCGTCGAACGCGTCCGCGAGGACGAGGCGATGAGCATCGGGCGGCTGACGATCGACATGCTCGGCCCCATCCCGCAGGGCCGCATCCGCACCGAGGCGACGATCGTGAGACCCGGAAAGCGCATCGAACTCGTCGAAGCCAAGCTCTGGGCCGAGGACCGTCTCGCCGTCACCGCGACTGCGTGGCGGATGCGATCGACACCGGACTCCAGCGCCGAGGTGGCCTCGACCTTCGACACCTCGGCGGTGCCGGAACCGCAGGAGCAGAAGTACTTCCCCGGCATCAGCCCTGACTGGGGATACGGGCGTGCCATCGAATGGCGCTTCGTCTCCGGCGGGCTCCAGGAGCTCGGAGCTGCCGACGTCTGGGTACGCCCGCGCATCCCGCTCGTCGCGGGTGAACGAACCAGCCCGATTCAGCGATTCGTCATCGTGGCGGATTCGGCCAACGGTGTCTCGGCGGCCCTGCCGTTTGGCGAGTGGACGTTCATCCCTCCGTCGCTGTCGTTGACCTTCGCACGGGAACCGAGGTCCGAATGGCTGAATATGAATGTCCGCACCCATGTCGGCCCCGACGGGCGCGGCGTCGCCGACGGCGACCTGGCTGATGAGATCGGCTACGTCGGAGCTGTGACCCAACCGCTGCTCATCGCCCGACTCTGA